In a genomic window of Flexibacter flexilis DSM 6793:
- a CDS encoding DNA methyltransferase → MYGKSAGFSSGAKKTNGEKVHDTQKTIEVITKIIIDSTQEGDTVLDAFAGSATTSLVSRELNRNIYAFELDLKNFEIARKRAMQGLVVQPNFFRV, encoded by the coding sequence ATGTATGGAAAAAGCGCAGGGTTTAGTTCGGGCGCAAAGAAAACCAACGGCGAAAAGGTGCACGACACGCAAAAGACGATTGAGGTTATTACAAAGATTATTATAGACAGCACGCAGGAAGGGGACACTGTTCTTGATGCGTTTGCAGGCAGTGCCACAACATCACTGGTGAGCCGTGAGCTTAATCGTAATATTTACGCCTTTGAATTGGATTTAAAGAATTTTGAAATAGCACGAAAGAGGGCTATGCAGGGTTTGGTGGTGCAACCTAATTTCTTTAGAGTATAA
- a CDS encoding DNA methyltransferase, which yields MQMKVLPNHIYQMDILEGIKYLPDKSIKTIIADPPYFLGMTHNGQKGSFVDLAICAPFFSQLFAQFKRVLQDDGEVFFFCDFRSYAFFYPIFNSVLKQKNLIVWDKGNMAGNHYNFSHEFIIFGTKEGCNINRGGSNVWKKRRV from the coding sequence ATGCAAATGAAAGTATTACCTAATCACATTTATCAAATGGATATTTTAGAAGGCATTAAATATTTGCCTGATAAATCCATCAAAACAATTATAGCCGACCCGCCGTATTTTTTGGGAATGACACACAACGGGCAGAAAGGCTCTTTTGTTGATTTGGCCATTTGTGCCCCCTTTTTTTCGCAATTGTTCGCACAATTCAAAAGAGTATTACAAGACGACGGAGAAGTATTTTTTTTCTGTGATTTTAGAAGTTACGCATTTTTTTATCCTATATTCAATTCTGTTTTAAAGCAGAAAAATTTAATTGTTTGGGATAAAGGAAATATGGCAGGCAATCACTACAATTTTTCACATGAATTTATAATATTCGGCACAAAAGAAGGTTGCAATATTAATCGGGGCGGTTCTAATGTATGGAAAAAGCGCAGGGTTTAG